The genomic interval CACCTATTCGACGCTGCGGCTGCTCCCCTCGACCGGCCGCGTCCATTCCGGGAGCATTACCCTCGCTGGCGAGTCGCTCCTCGACGCGAGCGAATCGCGCATACGCGAAGTGCGCGGCGGCGAAATCGCGATGATATTCCAGGACCCGCTCTCGGCGCTCAACCCGGTGATGCGCGTCGGCGACCAGATAGCGGAGGCGGTGCGGCTGCATGACGACCTCCCCGACGCGAACGCGGTCACCGCGCGCGTCGTCGAGGTGCTGGGGCAGGTGCGGATGCCCGACCCGGCCGGCGCGGCGCGCGCGTTCCCGCACGAACTCTCGGGCGGAATGCAGCAGCGGGTGATGATTGCGATGGCGCTCGCGGGGCGGCCGAAGCTGCTGATTGCCGACGAGCCGACGACGGCGCTCGACGTCACCATCCAGAGCCAGGTCCTGCAACTGCTGCGGCAGTTGAAGCAGGAGGCGGGGCTGACGGTGCTGCTCATCACACACGACCTTGGTGTCGTGGCGGAGCTGTGCGACCGCGTCGCCGTGATGTATGCCGGGACGATTGTCGAGACCGCCCCCGTCGCCGAGCTGTTCAGCGACCCGCAGCACCCCTACACGCAGGGGTTGCTGGCGGCGCTCCCGGGCGCCAGCGAAACGCTGGCGCCAGTGCCGGGACGCGTGCCGGACCTGCTCGCGCCTCCGTCTGGCTGCCGCTTCCACCCGCGCTGCCCGCTGGCGGTCGACCGCTGCCGGGCGGAGGCGCCGGAGCTGCGCGGTGACACGCGACAGGTGGCGTGCCACGAGGTTGAGCCATGATACTGCGCACGCACGGACTGGCGAAGCATTTTCCCATCCGGGATTTCCTCGGCCGCGTCGAGGGGCAGGTCCGTGCGCTCGACGGCGTTACGCTGACGCTGCCCGAAGGGAAGACGCTCGGTATCGTCGGCGAGAGCGGCTGCGGCAAGACCACGCTGGCGCGGACGCTGCTGGGTCTCGAGACGCCGACCGCCGGTTCGGTCGAACTGGGACCGGCGCTGGCAGATGGTCTGGCAGGGGACCGGCTGGAGGAGCTGCGGCTGGGCGACTTGCGGCGGCTGCGCCGGCGCATCGGCGTCGTGTTCCAGGACCCGCTGGGGGCGCTGAACCCGCGCATGCTGGTCAAGGACCTCGTCACCGAGCCGCTGGTAATCCACGGCCAGACGCGGGGGCTGCGCGACCGCGCGCGCGAGCTACTCGAGTTGGTCGGCCTCAACCCCGACCACCTCTACCGCTTCCCGCACCAGTTCTCGGGCGGGCAGCGGCAGCGCATCGTGATTGCGCGCGCGCTGGCGCTGGAGCCGCAGCTGCTGGTGCTCGACGAGCCGACCAGCGCGCTTGACGTCAGCGTGCAGGCGCAAATCCTCAACCTGCTCCAGCAGTTGCAACGCCGCCTCGGCCTTAGCTTCCTCTTCATCTCGCACGACCTCGCCGTCGTGAAGCACATGTGCGACCGCGTCGCTGTGATGTATCTTGGCCGAGTCGTCGAGGAGGCGGACGCCGCGCAGCTCTTCGCCAACCCGCGCCACCCCTACTCGCAGGCGCTGGTCAGCGCTACCCCCGAGCTGGACCCCGCAAGGCGACAGGCGCGTATCGTGCTCGAGGGCGACGTCCCGTCGCCCGCCGCACCCCCCAGCGGCTGCCACTTCCACCCGCGCTGCCCCATCGCGGTCGATAATTGTGCGGTGGAATACCCCGAGCTGCGCGAGGGCGATGGGTGCGCGGTTGCGTGTCATCTGGTTTAGCGGAGCCCCTAAAAACCGCCCCAAATACCGGCCCACGTGGGCCGGTAGATCAGCCTGGAAGATCGCCTGCTTTGCAAGCAGGAGGCCGTGGATTCAAATTCCGCCCGGTCCACCACGCCCCCGCACCGCTACCCCTCGAGCGGGTCCGGGATGCCCGCCGCCTCGAAGCCGCGCCGCCGCAGCAGGCAGGCGTGGCAGCTTCCGCAGGGCGGCCGCGCGCCGTTGTAGCAGGTGTGCGACAGCGCCAGCGCCGGGAGCGCGCCGACCTCCTGCGCCAGCAGGACCGTCTCGCGCTTGGTGAGCCGCATCAGCGGCGTCTCGATGACGATGGGCGGCGCGGCGCCCTCGATGGCGGCGTTGATTGCCGCCTGCATCGCGTCGATGAAGGGCTGGCGGCAGTCGGGGTAGCCGCCGAAGTCGGTCTCGCAGACGCCGGCGACGATGGTGTCGCAGCCGGTGGCGGCAGCGCGGTTGGCGGCCAGCGACAGGAAGAGCAGGTTGCGGCCCGGGACGAAGGTTGCCTCGACGCCATCCGGCAGCGCCTCGCCATCGGCGTATTGCGCGACCGCGCGCGAAGCGTCGGTGAGCGGCGAGCTGCCCGCCAGTCCCGGCAGCTTGACCAGCTCCCACTCGACCCCCGCCAGCGCGGCGATTTCGCGCGCCGCGTCGATTTCGACGCGGTGCCGCTGCCCGTAGTCGAAGGTGAGCGCCGCGACCGATTCGTGGCGCGCGAGCGCCCAGTAAAGGCAGGTGGTGCTGTCCTGCCCGCCGCTGAAAACTACGAGTGCCTTGCCCATCGTGCTCCGTGGCGGGGATGGCGTGCGGTTATAGGAACCCACGCCGCCACGCGACCCACGCCGCGCTGCCGTTCGCCAGCGCGGCGGCCGCCAGCCCGAGCGTCAGCGCCAGCCGTTGCGCCTCGTTGAGCGGCAGCTTCCCGCGCGGTTGCCCCTGCCCTTGCGGCGGCTGGTGCTGATTCGCGACCGGCTGCTCTCCGTCGGGGCCTTGCAGGTGCTCCAGGTCAGCGGCGCTCTGCAGGAAGAGTGCGAAATCGTTCTCGGGATGGTTGTCGGCGCGGAACTGTGCGCTGACCGCGATGCGTTCGCCCGGCTCGAGCGTGACCGCATGCTGGCCGAAAACCAGCATCACCGTCGCGTTGCCCTCGACCGGGTCGCGCAACAGCGCCGCGCTGGAGCCGCGCAGCTCGACCACCTCGGCGCCCCCGACGTGGACGCGCCGGTCAAGGAACTGCTGCGGCGTCGCGTCGAGCTGGAAGATGGTCGCCTCGGTCGTCGGCTGCTGCTGCTGCCCGCTGCGGTTCCAGCGCTGCTGCAGGTCGGTTTCGGCGTCGGCGAAGGCGACCGCGCCCGACGCGATGATGAGCGCTGCGATGGCCAGCGCCAGCCACTTGCCCCGCTCCAGCGAACCGGAAATCTGCGCCAACCCGGCCGCCGCTAGGATTCCGGCCGGCGGTGCCAGTGGGAGGTAGTAGCGGATGTCGGTGAAGGTATTGGCGAGTACCCACCCTTGCGTCAGGTAGATGGCGCTGATTGAGCCGAGCCACCATCCCAGCGCGATGCCAGCAGCGGGCTGGCGCCGCAGTGCCAATGCGCCGGGGAATGCGCAGAGCAAGGCGGGGAAGAAGGCGGCGACGAACTTCGCGACCTGCGGCAGGTTCTCGCGCTCCTGCTCGCCCAGGTTGATGTAGCCGTCCCACATCGAGACCGACGCCTCGTGCGTCTCGACCGTCAGGTTGTCACCGTCGCTCGAGACCTCGAGCTGGTTGCGCGACTGGTAGCCGGAGTTGAGCGCACCGCCGAAATAGTGTGCATTGTAGGCGGCGAGCGGGATGCCGACCAGCAGCAGCCCCACAGTCAGCGCCCCCGCCTGCAGCAGCGGGTCGCGCACCGCCGGCCACGCTAGCGCTTCGCGCAGCCGCCGGGGCAGTTCGCGCGTCCGGCCCGCCGGCAGGTTGAGCCAGCCGATGTAGAGATACGGTGCGCCCGCCATCACGACCGTCGTATAGCGCATCGACACTCCCAGTCCGAAGAGCACCCCGCCGCCGAGCGCCAGCAGCAGCACGCTGCGGCTGGCGCCTTCCCGCCGGCCGCGGTGCGCCGCCTCGACCACCAGCCACAAGCCGGGCAGCGCGAACGAGACGGCGGCCAGGTCGCCCATCCACTGGCTGAACCAGAGCAGCAGCACCGTCGCGTTGGCGAGCGTGAAGGCTGTCGCCAGCCACGCCACGCGCCAGCCGCACCAGCGGCGCGCCAGCCCGTAAGTGGCGGCGCCCGCTATTAGCGCCAGCAGCGTGCCGAAGAGCGGTTCGGCGCCGAGCAGGATGAGCGGCATCAGCGCTGCGCTGGGGCCGGGCGGCCAGTGGTTGACGTAGTGGTATTCGCCGTCGACCTCGGCGATGCCGGATGCCAGCGGCGGGTCGTAGCCCTCGATAAGCCAGTGGCTCGCCAACTGGTATTCGCCCAGCTCCAGCTCGCGCTCCGCGACCAGTTTCCCGTCGGCGCCGGTCATCCCGAGCGGCTCCGGCGTGGCGTCCGGCCCGCGCTGCGACAGCTCGACCTCGGCGCCAGCGACGGGGACGCCCAGGGTATCCTGCAGAGCGACGGTCAGCCGCACCTGCTCGACCACCATCGCGGTGCGCCGCCCCTGCGCGTCGGTCGCCCCCAGCTCGTGGCCGTCGAGCAGCAGGCGCGCGCCGGCGACCGGGTCGCCGTCACGCTCGACCCGCAGCGTGCCGCGCTTCGCCCCCAAATCGCCCAGCGCCAGCCGCCCCTGCGCGTCGGTCTCGCCGCGCGGTTGGCCGTTGAAGCGCACCGTGAGCCCTTCGCGGTCGCCCTCCAGCTGCACCTCGAGCAGCCCGCCCAGCGTGCGGTCGGTCAGGAACTCGATGCTCGCCAGCGACGCAATGCCGTAGCGCACGGCGTTGCCGAGCGGCACCTCCAGCAGCGTGCGGTAGACCACGCTCTGGCCGTCGCGCGACGCGCGCACCTCGAGCGGCGGGTTGCCGGCCG from Candidatus Poseidoniia archaeon carries:
- the queC gene encoding 7-cyano-7-deazaguanine synthase QueC, giving the protein MGKALVVFSGGQDSTTCLYWALARHESVAALTFDYGQRHRVEIDAAREIAALAGVEWELVKLPGLAGSSPLTDASRAVAQYADGEALPDGVEATFVPGRNLLFLSLAANRAAATGCDTIVAGVCETDFGGYPDCRQPFIDAMQAAINAAIEGAAPPIVIETPLMRLTKRETVLLAQEVGALPALALSHTCYNGARPPCGSCHACLLRRRGFEAAGIPDPLEG
- a CDS encoding ATP-binding cassette domain-containing protein; amino-acid sequence: MILRTHGLAKHFPIRDFLGRVEGQVRALDGVTLTLPEGKTLGIVGESGCGKTTLARTLLGLETPTAGSVELGPALADGLAGDRLEELRLGDLRRLRRRIGVVFQDPLGALNPRMLVKDLVTEPLVIHGQTRGLRDRARELLELVGLNPDHLYRFPHQFSGGQRQRIVIARALALEPQLLVLDEPTSALDVSVQAQILNLLQQLQRRLGLSFLFISHDLAVVKHMCDRVAVMYLGRVVEEADAAQLFANPRHPYSQALVSATPELDPARRQARIVLEGDVPSPAAPPSGCHFHPRCPIAVDNCAVEYPELREGDGCAVACHLV
- a CDS encoding carboxypeptidase regulatory-like domain-containing protein: MELRTAMSRLDRERPALALLVLAFLLLTGWMLAQPHDLVAAGHLKDEEGYYPWAELYLDGYWSLPLQLANGDHRDEEAISIDSGVPPLQVAWEIVALDPDGLDDDLRVSVAFNDGAPAVNASVSIPRPQGALTAVTDADGGAELRGLPAGNPPLEVRASRDGQSVVYRTLLEVPLGNAVRYGIASLASIEFLTDRTLGGLLEVQLEGDREGLTVRFNGQPRGETDAQGRLALGDLGAKRGTLRVERDGDPVAGARLLLDGHELGATDAQGRRTAMVVEQVRLTVALQDTLGVPVAGAEVELSQRGPDATPEPLGMTGADGKLVAERELELGEYQLASHWLIEGYDPPLASGIAEVDGEYHYVNHWPPGPSAALMPLILLGAEPLFGTLLALIAGAATYGLARRWCGWRVAWLATAFTLANATVLLLWFSQWMGDLAAVSFALPGLWLVVEAAHRGRREGASRSVLLLALGGGVLFGLGVSMRYTTVVMAGAPYLYIGWLNLPAGRTRELPRRLREALAWPAVRDPLLQAGALTVGLLLVGIPLAAYNAHYFGGALNSGYQSRNQLEVSSDGDNLTVETHEASVSMWDGYINLGEQERENLPQVAKFVAAFFPALLCAFPGALALRRQPAAGIALGWWLGSISAIYLTQGWVLANTFTDIRYYLPLAPPAGILAAAGLAQISGSLERGKWLALAIAALIIASGAVAFADAETDLQQRWNRSGQQQQPTTEATIFQLDATPQQFLDRRVHVGGAEVVELRGSSAALLRDPVEGNATVMLVFGQHAVTLEPGERIAVSAQFRADNHPENDFALFLQSAADLEHLQGPDGEQPVANQHQPPQGQGQPRGKLPLNEAQRLALTLGLAAAALANGSAAWVAWRRGFL
- a CDS encoding ABC transporter ATP-binding protein, yielding MLRVENLVTRFHTYDGVVRALEGVSFEVREGEIFGLVGETGCGKSVTTYSTLRLLPSTGRVHSGSITLAGESLLDASESRIREVRGGEIAMIFQDPLSALNPVMRVGDQIAEAVRLHDDLPDANAVTARVVEVLGQVRMPDPAGAARAFPHELSGGMQQRVMIAMALAGRPKLLIADEPTTALDVTIQSQVLQLLRQLKQEAGLTVLLITHDLGVVAELCDRVAVMYAGTIVETAPVAELFSDPQHPYTQGLLAALPGASETLAPVPGRVPDLLAPPSGCRFHPRCPLAVDRCRAEAPELRGDTRQVACHEVEP